Proteins encoded by one window of Cloeon dipterum chromosome 4, ieCloDipt1.1, whole genome shotgun sequence:
- the LOC135944412 gene encoding uncharacterized protein LOC135944412 isoform X1 translates to MCKMKLREVALVLFLLVLIQGGKGNNVSTEANADKSIEGKNNGPKALDKSNDSLSSNLSSSDPTEEAPVTTPATKNTSLASKVTQPVSTSQWSTSSTTLGVRQPAGVTTGNEQTSASSFAPINGPPTTQQINASTSAFPSTITLTTIVMGSTSKPRAVMTKQSSAPSNGPLSTNKSIVSSTTPIPSTSTLITATEEVSSTLITSQDENSKIEENTASIRSESQTSTENTDSSASGAGIPSTDSSKEPASPDITETRPTIFQWLFTGTKENTKFSTATTADEKPRSSTLLTESMTPGELLPSPQAVNADDLSATTNKAAKSDPTTTDRTSARSTQKNNANDAASTEKTSTVGTNNGEINGSSARPAQTTEKSSTASEDETIRMLDPRPTTSDGYASSLSTNSIDTSTDNAPTTTAVFGDTTENNTTCVSKLVQNLNTSSETWKIIVSWESPCKGKEYTFSITKNETCLNPADPQTKNTNETSMIFDTGLRGDCNYTFSVAARLLNDATNDAMIVTSESTSLRKHNAELKVEKIKAECRWNLSWIPESEEVADIEIISMTKTKKINATSGTATVEYADLQLKERAIIKLSFTNNKSVTIPVGESEIYDNGTSAVRNLKFNDSKNLLSWEKPETICGSVKNYEVKINGNKTYNTKEGSLEFRVDENVIEIQENATAVVTPLDSSDKAGEPAEVNFTKKDDIPPEPSDSAQANITGSADASKPSRQVVISWPKNLFGSKEIVRWEVLIQNSSVADSEAETGGYEVNAKKPLKWIEFTQGQKGFYRPTKDDWKPKEEGGKYFLVVGTEECNNEKDYCNGLLNPNTKYTYKIRGFSKIGFRDSRALSVETGEYTGVASQIVVSILFIAIAGVVMFGLYYTRRNHPRCIQKAMIYLRPLRQSRDPILEMQEKRPLVSKAIPKDEFSKYLEELLNIDENEETNELAEQFKQLALLSPPPPSTHPENYSAAMIQYNKHKNRYINILPYDSTRVVLKQISPNDPESDYINASYVKGFSGETEYIACQGPRADTAEDFWRMVFEKDVCVIAMVTHLEEKGKEKCHKYFPDMRETIRYEMVAVKCVLQADFPVFTRRTFLVQETNGVLLKTVIHLHFKEWPDFGCPETTDLLLNYTKNVREAANEHKGGLMLVHCSAGVGRTGTLIALDILLQQIRVSTSFNIFDTILQMRYHRINMVQTEAQYKFIHECVRDAIEEEKKNGQWFAIGNGGANKQDPIYQNLNKEKSVSIITEINEIDDEVDSEIEKSAEGNSTEGTQDQIYQNVNKERPRSIKIEVNEVKDKVAVGVDFSSDFGQQKPTDIDLIKNHAKDEVATVIEKSAEQNSPGENQDPIYLNVSQEKPPESQESKNDGSGEKPTQPIIPVLHLANAAEATNENVEMTEEIVPLVEQSETLEVTKL, encoded by the exons ATGTGTAAAATGAAGCTGAGGGAGGTTGCATTggttctttttcttcttgtgCTAATCCAAGGAGGA aaaggGAACAATGTGTCAACGGAGGCTAACGCTGATAAATCCATAGAAG GCAAAAATAATGGACCAAAAGCTTTGGATAAATCAAATGATTCTTTGAGCTCAAATCTATCCAGTTCAGATCCTACTGAAGAAGCCCCTGTGACAACACCAGCAACGAAAAACACATCGCTTGCATCAAAAGTCACTCAACCAGTCTCTACCAGCCAGTGGTCAACTTCTTCAACAACACTGGGAGTTAGACAGCCAGCAG gAGTAACGACAGGAAATGAGCAAACTTCGGCCAGTAGCTTTGCTCCTATAAATGGACCCCCGACTACCCAACAAATCAATGCGTCAACATCTGCATTTCCATCAACGATCACTCTAACAACAATTGTAATGGGAAGCACGTCAAAACCTAGAGCGGTCATGACAAAGCAAAGTTCTGCTCCTTCAAATGGACCCTTGTCTACCAACAAATCTATTGTGTCATCAACAACCCCGATTCCATCAACAAGTACTCTAATTACGGCTACAGAAGAAGTCTCTTCAACACTAATTACATCCCAAGATGAAAActcaaaaattgaggaaaatacTGCTTCTATCAGATCTGAGAGCCAAACATCAACGGAAAACACTGACAGTAGCGCATCTGGCGCTGGAATTCCCTCCACCGACTCCAGCAAAGAGCCAGCTTCTCCCGACATCACAGAAACCCGACCAACAA TTTTCCAATGGTTATTTACAGGCACCAAAGAAAACACTAAGTTCAGTACGGCCACAACTGCTGATGAAAAACCGCGAAGCTCTACACTTTTGACTGAATCCATGACTCCAGGTGAACTTCTACCCTCACCGCAAGCCGTTAATGCAGACGACTTATCTGCAACAACTAACAAGGCGGCCAAATCTGATCCAACGACAACTGACAGGACTTCCGCAAGATCCacccaaaaaaataatgcaaatg atgcTGCCTCAACTGAGAAGACAAGTACAGTCGGGACCAACAATGGCGAAATAAATGGAAGTTCTGCCCGACCAGCACAGACCACAGAGAAATCCTCTACAGCAAGCGAAGATGAGACAA taAGAATGTTGGATCCACGACCGACTACCAGTGATGGATATGCATCCTCTCTATCCACGAATTCAATTGATACAAGTACTGACAACGCTCCAACAACGACAGCCGTTTTCGGAGATA CCACTGAAAACAACACAACATGCGTTTCCAAGTTGGTTCAAAACTTGAACACATCTAGTGAAACATGGAAGATTATAGTAAGCTGGGAATCACCATGCAAAGGGAAAGAGTACACATTTTCG ATCACTAAGAATGAGACTTGCTTAAATCCTGCTGACCCGCAAACCAAAAATACAAACGAAACGAGCATGATCTTCGACACTGGTTTGAGGGGCGATTGCAATTACACGTTCAGTGTGGCCGCTCGTCTCTTGAATGATGCGACCAATGATGCAATGATTGTTACATCAGAATCAACGAGTCTAAGAA AACATAATGCTGAATTAAAAgtggagaaaataaaagcagaatGCAGATGGAATCTTTCATGGATTCCAGAATCCGAAGAGGTTGCTGACATAGAAATAATATCCATGACCaagactaaaaaaataaac GCGACTTCTGGAACGGCAACAGTGGAGTACGCAGACCTCCAACTCAAGGAGCGAGCAATTATAAAACTTAGCTTTACCAACAACAAGTCAGTAACAATACCTGTCGGTGAATCAGAAATCTATGATAACG GAACCAGTGCAGTGcgaaatctcaaatttaacgattcaaaaaatttactgtcGTGGGAAAAACCAGAAACTATTTGTGGCTCAGTGAAAAATTACGAA gTTAAAATCAATGGTAATAAAACCTATAACACCAAAGAAGGCTCGCTAGAGTTTCGTGTGGATGAGAACGTAATAGAGATCCAGGAAAATGCGACAGCAGTGGTCACACCTCTTGACAGTAGCGACAAAGCTGGCGAGCCAGCAGAAgtaaattttaccaaaaaggACGACA TTCCGCCAGAGCCCTCCGATAGTGCTCAAGCAAATATAACTGGATCCGCTGACGCGTCAAAACCGTCAAGACAAGTGGTTATTAGCTGGCCTAAAAATCTCTTTGGATCGAAAGAAATTGTTCGATGGGAAGTACTGATACAAAACAGCTCGGTTGCAGACAGCGAAGCTGAGACAGGGGGATATGAAGTTAATGCAAAAAAGCCACTCAAATGGATTGAATTTACCCAGGGCCAAAAAGGGTTTTACAGGCCTACAAAAGACGACTGGAAGCCTAAAGAAGAAG GAGGGAAATATTTCCTGGTGGTGGGCACTGAGGagtgcaataatgaaaaagaCTACTGCAACGGACTTCTCAACCCAAACACAAAATACACATACAAAATCAGGGGCTTCAGCAAAATTGGTTTCAGGGACTCACGTGCACTGTCTGTTGAAACAGGAGAGTACACGGGGGTGGCGAGCCAAATTGTAGTTTCCATTTTGTTCATCGCCATAGCTGGAGTGGTAATGTTTGGATTGTACTACACCAGGAGGAATCATCCAAGATG CATACAAAAAGCCATGATATATCTCAGACCCCTGAGACAGTCTCGGGatccaattttggaaatgcaagaaaagagACCACTTGTCAGCAAAGCCATTCCGAAGGATGAGTTTTCCAAATACTTGGAAGAGTTGTTGAATATTGATGAAAACGAGGAGACAAACGAGCTCGCCGAGCAGTTCAAACAACTCGCTCTGCTAAGCCCACCCCCGCCTTCGACGCATCCTGAAAACTATTCGGCGGCGATGATCCAGTATAACAAGCACAAAAATCGATACATCAACATTTTGCCAT ATGACAGCACGCGCGTTGTGCTCAAGCAGATCAGCCCCAATGACCCGGAATCGGACTACATCAACGCATCATACGTGAAA ggTTTCAGCGGTGAAACGGAGTATATTGCTTGCCAAGGCCCACGTGCCGACACGGCCGAGGATTTTTGGCGGATGGTTTTCGAAAAAGACGTCTGCGTAATAGCCATGGTCACCCACTTGGAGGAGAAGGGAAAA GAAAAGTGCCACAAATACTTTCCAGACATGAGAGAGACGATTCGATACGAAATGGTAGCAGTCAAGTGTGTTTTGCAAGCGGATTTTCCTGTCTTTACCAGAAGAACCTTTTTGGTCCAAGAGACCAAC GGAGTTCTCTTGAAAACCGTGATCCACCTCCACTTCAAAGAGTGGCCTGACTTTGGATGTCCTGAAACGACCGATTTGCTCTTGAATTATACCAAAAACGTGAGAGAGGCCGCGAATGAGCATAAGGGAGGGTTAATGCTGGTGCACTGCAG TGCTGGGGTTGGCCGCACCGGAACTCTAATAGCGCTAGACATACTGCTCCAACAGATCAGAGTGAGCACCTCATTCAACATTTTCGACACCATTTTGCAAATGCGATACCACCGAATTAACATGGTGCAAACTGAG GCGCAGTACAAGTTCATTCACGAGTGTGTGCGGGACGCAATCGAagaggagaagaaaaatg GACAATGGTTTGCAATTGGAAATGGcggagcaaacaaacaagacCCAATCTACCAGAActtaaacaaagaaaaatctgtGAGCATCATAACAGAGATCAATGAAATCGACGACGAGGTGGACTCCGAGATCGAGAAAAGCGCAGAGGGGAATTCGACTGAGGGTACACAGGACCAAATTTACCAAAACGTGAACAAAGAAAGGCCCCGTAGCATTAAAATAGAGGTAAATGAAGTGAAGGACAAGGTTGCCGTCGGTGTCGATTTTTCGTCTGACTTTGGTCAACAAAAGCCTACTGacattgatttaataaaaaatcatgctAAAGACGAGGTGGCCACCGTAATTGAGAAAAGCGCGGAACAGAATTCTCCTGGGGAAAATCAAGATCCAATTTATCTGAACGTGAGTCAAGAAAAGCCTCCTGAAAGCCAGGAATCTAAGAACGACGGGAGTGGGGAAAAACCCACTCAACCCATCATTCCAGTTTTGCATTTGGCAAATGCTGCAGAAGCAACCAATGAGAATGTAGAAATGACAGAAGAAATCGTGCCTTTAGTTGAACAGTCAGAAACTCTAGAGGTCACAAAATTGTGA
- the LOC135944412 gene encoding receptor-type tyrosine-protein phosphatase eta-like isoform X2, whose amino-acid sequence MCKMKLREVALVLFLLVLIQGGKGNNVSTEANADKSIEGKNNGPKALDKSNDSLSSNLSSSDPTEEAPVTTPATKNTSLASKVTQPVSTSQWSTSSTTLGVRQPAGVTTGNEQTSASSFAPINGPPTTQQINASTSAFPSTITLTTIVMGSTSKPRAVMTKQSSAPSNGPLSTNKSIVSSTTPIPSTSTLITATEEVSSTLITSQDENSKIEENTASIRSESQTSTENTDSSASGAGIPSTDSSKEPASPDITETRPTSTKENTKFSTATTADEKPRSSTLLTESMTPGELLPSPQAVNADDLSATTNKAAKSDPTTTDRTSARSTQKNNANDAASTEKTSTVGTNNGEINGSSARPAQTTEKSSTASEDETIRMLDPRPTTSDGYASSLSTNSIDTSTDNAPTTTAVFGDTTENNTTCVSKLVQNLNTSSETWKIIVSWESPCKGKEYTFSITKNETCLNPADPQTKNTNETSMIFDTGLRGDCNYTFSVAARLLNDATNDAMIVTSESTSLRKHNAELKVEKIKAECRWNLSWIPESEEVADIEIISMTKTKKINATSGTATVEYADLQLKERAIIKLSFTNNKSVTIPVGESEIYDNGTSAVRNLKFNDSKNLLSWEKPETICGSVKNYEVKINGNKTYNTKEGSLEFRVDENVIEIQENATAVVTPLDSSDKAGEPAEVNFTKKDDIPPEPSDSAQANITGSADASKPSRQVVISWPKNLFGSKEIVRWEVLIQNSSVADSEAETGGYEVNAKKPLKWIEFTQGQKGFYRPTKDDWKPKEEGGKYFLVVGTEECNNEKDYCNGLLNPNTKYTYKIRGFSKIGFRDSRALSVETGEYTGVASQIVVSILFIAIAGVVMFGLYYTRRNHPRCIQKAMIYLRPLRQSRDPILEMQEKRPLVSKAIPKDEFSKYLEELLNIDENEETNELAEQFKQLALLSPPPPSTHPENYSAAMIQYNKHKNRYINILPYDSTRVVLKQISPNDPESDYINASYVKGFSGETEYIACQGPRADTAEDFWRMVFEKDVCVIAMVTHLEEKGKEKCHKYFPDMRETIRYEMVAVKCVLQADFPVFTRRTFLVQETNGVLLKTVIHLHFKEWPDFGCPETTDLLLNYTKNVREAANEHKGGLMLVHCSAGVGRTGTLIALDILLQQIRVSTSFNIFDTILQMRYHRINMVQTEAQYKFIHECVRDAIEEEKKNGQWFAIGNGGANKQDPIYQNLNKEKSVSIITEINEIDDEVDSEIEKSAEGNSTEGTQDQIYQNVNKERPRSIKIEVNEVKDKVAVGVDFSSDFGQQKPTDIDLIKNHAKDEVATVIEKSAEQNSPGENQDPIYLNVSQEKPPESQESKNDGSGEKPTQPIIPVLHLANAAEATNENVEMTEEIVPLVEQSETLEVTKL is encoded by the exons ATGTGTAAAATGAAGCTGAGGGAGGTTGCATTggttctttttcttcttgtgCTAATCCAAGGAGGA aaaggGAACAATGTGTCAACGGAGGCTAACGCTGATAAATCCATAGAAG GCAAAAATAATGGACCAAAAGCTTTGGATAAATCAAATGATTCTTTGAGCTCAAATCTATCCAGTTCAGATCCTACTGAAGAAGCCCCTGTGACAACACCAGCAACGAAAAACACATCGCTTGCATCAAAAGTCACTCAACCAGTCTCTACCAGCCAGTGGTCAACTTCTTCAACAACACTGGGAGTTAGACAGCCAGCAG gAGTAACGACAGGAAATGAGCAAACTTCGGCCAGTAGCTTTGCTCCTATAAATGGACCCCCGACTACCCAACAAATCAATGCGTCAACATCTGCATTTCCATCAACGATCACTCTAACAACAATTGTAATGGGAAGCACGTCAAAACCTAGAGCGGTCATGACAAAGCAAAGTTCTGCTCCTTCAAATGGACCCTTGTCTACCAACAAATCTATTGTGTCATCAACAACCCCGATTCCATCAACAAGTACTCTAATTACGGCTACAGAAGAAGTCTCTTCAACACTAATTACATCCCAAGATGAAAActcaaaaattgaggaaaatacTGCTTCTATCAGATCTGAGAGCCAAACATCAACGGAAAACACTGACAGTAGCGCATCTGGCGCTGGAATTCCCTCCACCGACTCCAGCAAAGAGCCAGCTTCTCCCGACATCACAGAAACCCGACCAACAA GCACCAAAGAAAACACTAAGTTCAGTACGGCCACAACTGCTGATGAAAAACCGCGAAGCTCTACACTTTTGACTGAATCCATGACTCCAGGTGAACTTCTACCCTCACCGCAAGCCGTTAATGCAGACGACTTATCTGCAACAACTAACAAGGCGGCCAAATCTGATCCAACGACAACTGACAGGACTTCCGCAAGATCCacccaaaaaaataatgcaaatg atgcTGCCTCAACTGAGAAGACAAGTACAGTCGGGACCAACAATGGCGAAATAAATGGAAGTTCTGCCCGACCAGCACAGACCACAGAGAAATCCTCTACAGCAAGCGAAGATGAGACAA taAGAATGTTGGATCCACGACCGACTACCAGTGATGGATATGCATCCTCTCTATCCACGAATTCAATTGATACAAGTACTGACAACGCTCCAACAACGACAGCCGTTTTCGGAGATA CCACTGAAAACAACACAACATGCGTTTCCAAGTTGGTTCAAAACTTGAACACATCTAGTGAAACATGGAAGATTATAGTAAGCTGGGAATCACCATGCAAAGGGAAAGAGTACACATTTTCG ATCACTAAGAATGAGACTTGCTTAAATCCTGCTGACCCGCAAACCAAAAATACAAACGAAACGAGCATGATCTTCGACACTGGTTTGAGGGGCGATTGCAATTACACGTTCAGTGTGGCCGCTCGTCTCTTGAATGATGCGACCAATGATGCAATGATTGTTACATCAGAATCAACGAGTCTAAGAA AACATAATGCTGAATTAAAAgtggagaaaataaaagcagaatGCAGATGGAATCTTTCATGGATTCCAGAATCCGAAGAGGTTGCTGACATAGAAATAATATCCATGACCaagactaaaaaaataaac GCGACTTCTGGAACGGCAACAGTGGAGTACGCAGACCTCCAACTCAAGGAGCGAGCAATTATAAAACTTAGCTTTACCAACAACAAGTCAGTAACAATACCTGTCGGTGAATCAGAAATCTATGATAACG GAACCAGTGCAGTGcgaaatctcaaatttaacgattcaaaaaatttactgtcGTGGGAAAAACCAGAAACTATTTGTGGCTCAGTGAAAAATTACGAA gTTAAAATCAATGGTAATAAAACCTATAACACCAAAGAAGGCTCGCTAGAGTTTCGTGTGGATGAGAACGTAATAGAGATCCAGGAAAATGCGACAGCAGTGGTCACACCTCTTGACAGTAGCGACAAAGCTGGCGAGCCAGCAGAAgtaaattttaccaaaaaggACGACA TTCCGCCAGAGCCCTCCGATAGTGCTCAAGCAAATATAACTGGATCCGCTGACGCGTCAAAACCGTCAAGACAAGTGGTTATTAGCTGGCCTAAAAATCTCTTTGGATCGAAAGAAATTGTTCGATGGGAAGTACTGATACAAAACAGCTCGGTTGCAGACAGCGAAGCTGAGACAGGGGGATATGAAGTTAATGCAAAAAAGCCACTCAAATGGATTGAATTTACCCAGGGCCAAAAAGGGTTTTACAGGCCTACAAAAGACGACTGGAAGCCTAAAGAAGAAG GAGGGAAATATTTCCTGGTGGTGGGCACTGAGGagtgcaataatgaaaaagaCTACTGCAACGGACTTCTCAACCCAAACACAAAATACACATACAAAATCAGGGGCTTCAGCAAAATTGGTTTCAGGGACTCACGTGCACTGTCTGTTGAAACAGGAGAGTACACGGGGGTGGCGAGCCAAATTGTAGTTTCCATTTTGTTCATCGCCATAGCTGGAGTGGTAATGTTTGGATTGTACTACACCAGGAGGAATCATCCAAGATG CATACAAAAAGCCATGATATATCTCAGACCCCTGAGACAGTCTCGGGatccaattttggaaatgcaagaaaagagACCACTTGTCAGCAAAGCCATTCCGAAGGATGAGTTTTCCAAATACTTGGAAGAGTTGTTGAATATTGATGAAAACGAGGAGACAAACGAGCTCGCCGAGCAGTTCAAACAACTCGCTCTGCTAAGCCCACCCCCGCCTTCGACGCATCCTGAAAACTATTCGGCGGCGATGATCCAGTATAACAAGCACAAAAATCGATACATCAACATTTTGCCAT ATGACAGCACGCGCGTTGTGCTCAAGCAGATCAGCCCCAATGACCCGGAATCGGACTACATCAACGCATCATACGTGAAA ggTTTCAGCGGTGAAACGGAGTATATTGCTTGCCAAGGCCCACGTGCCGACACGGCCGAGGATTTTTGGCGGATGGTTTTCGAAAAAGACGTCTGCGTAATAGCCATGGTCACCCACTTGGAGGAGAAGGGAAAA GAAAAGTGCCACAAATACTTTCCAGACATGAGAGAGACGATTCGATACGAAATGGTAGCAGTCAAGTGTGTTTTGCAAGCGGATTTTCCTGTCTTTACCAGAAGAACCTTTTTGGTCCAAGAGACCAAC GGAGTTCTCTTGAAAACCGTGATCCACCTCCACTTCAAAGAGTGGCCTGACTTTGGATGTCCTGAAACGACCGATTTGCTCTTGAATTATACCAAAAACGTGAGAGAGGCCGCGAATGAGCATAAGGGAGGGTTAATGCTGGTGCACTGCAG TGCTGGGGTTGGCCGCACCGGAACTCTAATAGCGCTAGACATACTGCTCCAACAGATCAGAGTGAGCACCTCATTCAACATTTTCGACACCATTTTGCAAATGCGATACCACCGAATTAACATGGTGCAAACTGAG GCGCAGTACAAGTTCATTCACGAGTGTGTGCGGGACGCAATCGAagaggagaagaaaaatg GACAATGGTTTGCAATTGGAAATGGcggagcaaacaaacaagacCCAATCTACCAGAActtaaacaaagaaaaatctgtGAGCATCATAACAGAGATCAATGAAATCGACGACGAGGTGGACTCCGAGATCGAGAAAAGCGCAGAGGGGAATTCGACTGAGGGTACACAGGACCAAATTTACCAAAACGTGAACAAAGAAAGGCCCCGTAGCATTAAAATAGAGGTAAATGAAGTGAAGGACAAGGTTGCCGTCGGTGTCGATTTTTCGTCTGACTTTGGTCAACAAAAGCCTACTGacattgatttaataaaaaatcatgctAAAGACGAGGTGGCCACCGTAATTGAGAAAAGCGCGGAACAGAATTCTCCTGGGGAAAATCAAGATCCAATTTATCTGAACGTGAGTCAAGAAAAGCCTCCTGAAAGCCAGGAATCTAAGAACGACGGGAGTGGGGAAAAACCCACTCAACCCATCATTCCAGTTTTGCATTTGGCAAATGCTGCAGAAGCAACCAATGAGAATGTAGAAATGACAGAAGAAATCGTGCCTTTAGTTGAACAGTCAGAAACTCTAGAGGTCACAAAATTGTGA
- the LOC135944417 gene encoding uncharacterized protein LOC135944417, translating to MERNVEIKARVHDLEDLLTRAKSVSGGKAEEILNQVDVFFPSKNGRLKLRDEEIGGNKEAWLIYYDRPDTKGPKLSTYKKSSVGSSGSELRAVLAASLGERLVVQKKRHLFMVDQTRIHVDEVKGLGNFMELEVGLREDQTVEEGNEIAQSLMAKLNIAESDLLDVAYADLLEKDL from the exons atggaacgAAATGTTGAAATCAAAGCTCGAGTTCACGATCTTGAGGACCTGTTGACTCGTGCAAAATCAGTCAGCGGCGGCAAAGCGGAGGAAATCTTGAATCAAGTTGATGTCTTTTTCCCATCGAAAAATGGCAGGTTAAAACTTCGTGATGAG GAAATCGGAGGCAACAAAGAAGCTTGGCTGATATATTACGACCGACCGGACACCAAAGGACCCAAGCTAAGCACCTACAAAAAGAGTTCAGTCGGCTCATCCGGAAGTGAGCTACGTGCCGTCTTGGCGGCTTCCTTGGGTGAGAGACTGGTTGTCCAGAAGAAAAGACATCTTTTCATGGTTGACCAAACCAGGATCCACGTTGACGAGGTCAAGGGCCTGGGAAATTTCATGGAACTGGAG GTTGGATTGCGAGAAGATCAAACTGTCGAAGAAGGAAATGAAATCGCTCAAAGTTTGATGGCAAAGTTGAATATTGCTGAATCTGACCTTTTAGATGTTGCTTATGCTGACTTGTTAGAAAAGGATCTttaa
- the LOC135944416 gene encoding nucleolar transcription factor 1-A-like — MGRSKKRTATESDNEAPPVQSSEDELPVTKKAKTKSTKKEKVAVKPVEEDLEEEELEEVEDFDDDDGKGWTQADLLKLFSRMEVHIPERDKSKFESCAAKLDWNDIAFDNFSAADCKLKWAAVSLRLRRYRLLKELLDDAKEWVYKPWTNFYRSQKTNRHPKMPKRPLSTYMLFYMEKKDKVAKERPNIEMTQLSKIIAEMYKVLPEKQKKKYVDKAQVQREEYTRKMEQFYEEFPELKPTKTKRTKSAKEYPGPRKPSTPITHYLKDKMEKHSNEPESERQKLNDQYKLAWKELSDKKRIHWIKMALEDEERYKMELAQFKDANPGFADQLHKSVLNKEERALYEKSIGKPEKPPNSGYSLFSRIMLSSEEIKNINHKDRMTQISSMWKNLSPKDKRKYHDKVQQMLEQYKMDFATYLETLTPEQKEEALRKAGTRRKADVLSGKKKKIVDKPKKAAAHNSDDDDDDEDDPVRTSKSSSSYPVEEKVELFKGEPEAPPPSAFKLFQNEFLVSAKKIPEANRVKDSHAFWNQMTETDRSKWRKKLQDAKTKYISKYENFLKSLTQEQLKEYSIMKTNAKKIKAEAKSDGEEDEEDDHDNDEDDDSDSSKESSSSSSSSSSSDNSGSEDEDGSSSSDED; from the exons aTGGGGAGAAGCAAAAAGAGAACAGCAACTGAGAGTGACAACGAAGCTCCTCCAGTCCAGTCGTCAGAAGATGAGCTGCCAGTGACCAAGAAGGCTAAGACCAAGTCAactaaaaaggaaaaagtcgCTGTCAAGCCAGTTGAGGAGGACCTGGAGGAAGAAGAATTGGAGGAAGTGGAAGACTTTG ATGATGATGACGGCAAGGGTTGGACGCAAGCAGACCTCTTGAAGCTATTCAGTCGAATGGAAGTGCACATACCTGAGAGGGACAAGAGCAAGTTTGAAAGCTGCGCTGCGAAACTAGACTGGAATGAT ATTGCCTTCGACAATTTCTCGGCGGCTGACTGCAAATTGAAGTGGGCGGCCGTGTCCCTTCGGCTGAGGCGCTATCGCCTGCTGAAGGAGCTGTTGGATGATGCCAAAGAATGGGTGTACAAGCCCTGGACCAACTTTTACAGGAGTCAGAAGACAAACCGGCATCCAAAAATGCCCAAGAGACCTCTGTCAACCTACATGCTCTTTTATATGGAGAAGAAAGACAAGGTTGCTAAAGAAAGGCCCAATATTGAAATg acgcAACTCTCGAAGATCATAGCTGAAATGTACAAAGTCCTGCCcgaaaagcagaaaaagaaatatgtTGACAAGGCTCAGGTGCAGAGGGAAGAGTACACGCGGAAAATGGAGCAATTCTA TGAAGAGTTCCCAGAGCTGAAACCAACCAAGACGAAAAGGACCAAGTCTGCCAAGGAATACCCAGGGCCGCGCAAACCTTCCACCCCAATCACGCACTATTTGAAGGATAAGATGGAAAAGCACAGCAATGAACCGGAGAGTGAGCGCCAGAAACTGAATGATCAGTACAAACTAGCGTGGAAGGAACTTAGTGACAAAAAGAGGATCCACTGGATAAAAATGGCCTTGGAGGACGAAGAGAGATATAAA ATGGAGCTTGCCCAGTTCAAAGATGCAAATCCAGGCTTTGCGGATCAGCTTCATAAGTCTGTGCTAAATAAGGAAGAACGGGCGTTGTACGAAAAGTCTATAGGAAAGCCAGAGAAGCCTCCCAACTCAGGCTACAGCCTCTTCTCAAGAATCATGCTCAGCagtgaagaaattaaaaatatcaaccaTAAGGATAGGATGACTCAAATTTCGTCCATGTGGAAAAACCTGTCTCCCAAAGACAAGCGGAAGTACCATGACAAAGTGCAGCAG ATGCTAGAGCAGTACAAGATGGACTTCGCCACTTACCTAGAGACTCTCACCCCTGAACAGAAGGAAGAAGCACTGCGGAAGGCAGGCACTCGTCGCAAGGCTGATGTCTTGTCAggcaagaaaaagaaaattgttgacAAGCCCAAGAAGGCGGCGGCACACAACTCAGACgatgatgacgacgatgaGGATGATCCAGTGAGGACTTCCAAGTCATCTTCAAGCTATCCTGTAGAGGAGAAAGTTGAGCTTTTCAAGGGAGAGCCAGAAGCACCTCCACC CTCTGCATTCAAGCTATTCCAAAATGAATTTCTGGTCAGTGCTAAGAAAATTCCAGAAGCCAATCGCGTCAAAGATTCGCACGCTTTTTGGAACCAGATGACTGAAACTGATAGGTCCAAGTGGCGCAAAAAGTTGCAGGACGCCAAGACCAAATACATCAGCAAATACGAAAACTTTTTGAAG agtcTTACCCAAGAGCAGTTGAAGGAGTACTCTATCATGAAGACTAATGCTAAGAAAATTAAGGCTGAAGCTAAAAGCGATGGCGAGGAAGACGAAGAAGATGATCATGACAATGACGAGGATGACGATAGCGAT TCTTCCAAGGAGTCATCGTCGtcgtcctcctcctcttcctcttcAGACAACAGTGGCTCAGAAGACGAGGACGGCAGTTCTTCCAGCGATGAGGACTAG